In Myxococcus guangdongensis, a single window of DNA contains:
- a CDS encoding response regulator has translation MTGAPVDAPQPPSTPAQPPIRVFVVEDQTKILKNQLRLFEGHPEIDIVGTALSGEAALEDVPKLMPDVLLLDLGLPRMSGIDVTREIKAVYPKMEILIFTIFDEEDKVLEAVKAGASGYMLKGSPVDKIIEAIKEVRAGGTVIQPNLARRLLRHFRVEPDATPVPSEPLATAPAAPRPEAPAPAPAGSPSAEEPLLKPLSDREREILQLIAKGVSNSEAARLLTLSKATIRTHLEHIYRKLEVTNRVEAVTEGIRKGLISV, from the coding sequence ATGACCGGAGCCCCCGTGGACGCCCCGCAGCCTCCCTCCACTCCCGCGCAGCCGCCCATCCGCGTCTTCGTCGTCGAGGACCAGACGAAGATCCTCAAGAACCAGCTGCGCCTCTTCGAGGGTCACCCGGAGATCGACATCGTCGGCACCGCGCTGTCCGGCGAGGCCGCGCTGGAGGACGTGCCCAAGCTGATGCCGGACGTGCTGCTGCTCGACCTGGGCCTGCCGCGCATGAGCGGCATCGACGTCACCCGGGAGATCAAGGCCGTCTACCCGAAGATGGAGATCCTCATCTTCACCATCTTCGACGAGGAGGACAAAGTGCTGGAGGCCGTGAAGGCGGGCGCCTCCGGCTACATGCTCAAGGGCTCCCCGGTCGACAAGATCATCGAGGCCATCAAGGAGGTCCGCGCGGGAGGCACCGTCATCCAGCCCAACCTCGCGCGCAGGCTGTTGCGTCACTTCCGCGTGGAGCCAGACGCCACGCCCGTCCCCTCCGAGCCGCTGGCCACCGCCCCCGCCGCCCCGCGCCCGGAGGCCCCCGCGCCCGCTCCCGCCGGGAGCCCCTCCGCCGAGGAGCCCCTGCTCAAGCCCCTGTCGGACCGCGAGCGCGAAATCCTCCAGCTCATCGCCAAGGGCGTCTCCAACAGCGAGGCCGCCCGGCTCCTCACCCTCAGCAAGGCCACCATCCGCACCCACCTGGAGCACATCTACCGGAAGCTCGAGGTGACCAACCGCGTCGAGGCCGTCACCGAGGGCATCCGCAAGGGCCTCATCTCCGTCTGA
- a CDS encoding ABC transporter permease/M1 family aminopeptidase produces MFSALVTFELRRRVKMLSTWVYAAVLAGAGLLLMLASGGVFKNFSAGSGSERVLANSPYSLFNFITVLGLFALLMVAAVFGQAAYQDFGHGTWMLIFTKNVKKVPYLLGRFLGAFIFSAVLMLSIIPGMLVGVAVVWLIDKTQLVPHQSFAYLWPYLVGVWPTLFFAGTVFFSLAALTRRMAPVYVGVVVLVLGYLALSSAMSDVANQQLGSILDPFGFITVDNVTRYWTPAERNRDLMPFTGVLLVNRLLWSAVGALLLGLTVLRFRTDVEEHSGGRAARKQEETTPAVAIPTTRAAPTFGSWARTAAASAWLAFRDVLRSPVYWSFVVAGLIFVTLGALVSKQLYGTATWPVTWQALEVATGTFKPFVLITLTFYAGELVWKERDAGLGDIVDATRAPTWVGYASKVGALLLVVLSLKVVVALAVLITQVSRGFFQIEWGLYFTDIVLVDFTHEVLLCVLAFFAQVLIHQKYLAYLVMVIHFASQAALGLFGVEDRLVRYGSDPGLLYSDMNGYGHFVSNVVWYRLYWYALAVLLVAVGYLLVVRGRTTRWRERLREARARQTWGWTTGASVALLAFLGLGTFIMYQTRVINPYVTEKDMERARARYEKEYKSFLALPHPRVTDVDVTFHIHPEEQRLEALGTYRLRNKTGEPISKVLLDMPTDVQVRKLSLAGAERTEPTDRELGLFVLELPTPLAPGAEADLVFDLEFHAKRLKHGPPRTDIASNGTFFNSGNLPTLGYQEDSELVEDKDREEYGLKPKERLPDRDDPKALAHNYITPDADFVSFQATVSTSPDQIAIAPGYLEKEWTVGGRRFFRYKMDQPILKFYSVLSARYEVMRDTWRNVALEIYHHPSHTYALDRMMRGMKDALAYCSENFGPYQHRQARILEFPRYGSFAQAFPNTIPYSEAVGFIARVRDDSPDDVDYPYYITAHEIAHQWWAHQVVGARAQGATMTSETMAQYAALMVMKHRFGATKMKRFLKFELDRYLMGRAMERKKEVPLSRVENQPYIHYQKGSLAMYALQDFIGEERVNRALKRYVEKVRFQGPPYTGAAELIGFLREETPPEYQYLLEDLFETITLYDNRAVSATMRQNAQGGWDVTLKVIAKKYRSDDKGEQKELTFNDWMDVGALDEDGNAVFLEKRRVSQGESELSFTVPVKPVEVGIDPLNKLIDRTSQDNVTEPKEGAALALGSPQP; encoded by the coding sequence ATGTTCAGCGCACTCGTGACCTTCGAGCTGCGGCGCCGGGTCAAGATGCTGTCGACCTGGGTGTACGCGGCGGTCCTCGCCGGCGCCGGCCTGCTGTTGATGCTGGCCTCCGGCGGTGTCTTCAAGAACTTCAGCGCCGGCTCCGGTTCGGAGCGCGTGCTGGCCAACAGCCCCTACTCGCTCTTCAACTTCATCACCGTGCTGGGCCTGTTCGCGCTGCTCATGGTGGCGGCCGTCTTCGGTCAGGCCGCGTACCAGGACTTCGGCCACGGCACGTGGATGCTCATCTTCACGAAGAACGTGAAGAAGGTGCCGTACCTGCTGGGCCGCTTCCTGGGCGCGTTCATCTTCAGCGCCGTGCTGATGCTGTCCATCATCCCGGGGATGCTGGTGGGCGTCGCCGTCGTGTGGCTCATCGACAAGACGCAACTCGTGCCACACCAGTCATTCGCCTACCTGTGGCCGTACCTGGTGGGGGTCTGGCCCACGCTGTTCTTCGCGGGCACGGTGTTCTTCTCGCTGGCCGCGCTCACCCGACGCATGGCCCCCGTGTACGTGGGCGTCGTGGTGCTGGTGCTCGGCTACCTGGCGCTCAGCTCCGCGATGTCGGACGTGGCCAACCAGCAGCTGGGCTCCATCCTGGACCCGTTCGGGTTCATCACCGTCGACAACGTGACGCGCTACTGGACGCCCGCGGAGCGCAATCGCGACCTGATGCCCTTCACCGGGGTGTTGCTCGTCAATCGGCTCTTGTGGTCCGCCGTCGGCGCGCTGCTGTTGGGCCTCACCGTGCTGCGCTTCCGCACCGACGTGGAGGAGCACTCGGGTGGCCGCGCGGCCCGGAAGCAAGAGGAGACGACGCCGGCGGTGGCCATCCCCACCACGCGCGCCGCGCCGACCTTCGGGAGCTGGGCTCGCACGGCGGCGGCCTCCGCGTGGCTGGCCTTCCGGGACGTGCTGCGCTCACCGGTGTACTGGTCCTTCGTGGTGGCGGGGCTCATCTTCGTCACGCTGGGCGCCCTGGTGTCCAAGCAGCTCTACGGCACCGCCACCTGGCCGGTGACGTGGCAGGCGCTGGAGGTGGCGACGGGCACCTTCAAGCCCTTCGTGCTCATCACCCTCACCTTCTACGCCGGTGAGCTGGTGTGGAAGGAGCGCGACGCGGGCCTGGGCGACATCGTGGACGCGACGCGGGCCCCGACGTGGGTGGGCTATGCGTCCAAGGTCGGCGCGCTGCTCCTCGTGGTGCTCTCGCTCAAGGTGGTGGTCGCGCTCGCGGTGCTCATCACCCAGGTGAGCCGGGGCTTCTTCCAGATTGAGTGGGGCCTGTACTTCACGGACATCGTCCTGGTGGACTTCACGCACGAGGTGCTCCTGTGCGTGCTGGCCTTCTTCGCGCAGGTGCTCATCCATCAGAAGTACCTGGCGTATCTGGTCATGGTCATCCACTTCGCCTCGCAGGCCGCGCTGGGACTGTTCGGCGTGGAGGACCGGCTGGTGCGCTACGGCTCGGACCCGGGCCTGCTGTACTCGGACATGAACGGCTACGGCCACTTCGTGTCCAACGTCGTGTGGTATCGGCTCTACTGGTACGCGCTCGCGGTACTGCTCGTCGCGGTGGGCTACCTGCTCGTCGTCCGCGGTCGCACCACGCGGTGGAGGGAGCGGCTGCGCGAGGCGCGCGCCCGCCAGACCTGGGGCTGGACGACCGGCGCCAGCGTGGCGCTGCTGGCGTTCCTGGGACTGGGCACGTTCATCATGTACCAGACGCGCGTCATCAATCCCTACGTCACCGAGAAAGACATGGAGCGCGCCCGGGCCCGCTACGAGAAGGAATACAAGTCCTTCCTCGCCCTGCCCCACCCGCGCGTGACGGACGTGGACGTGACGTTCCACATCCATCCGGAGGAGCAGCGCCTGGAGGCGCTCGGCACCTACCGGCTGCGCAACAAGACCGGGGAGCCCATCTCCAAGGTGCTGCTCGACATGCCCACCGACGTGCAGGTGCGCAAGCTGAGCCTCGCGGGCGCGGAGCGCACCGAGCCCACGGACCGGGAGCTGGGTCTGTTCGTCCTCGAGCTGCCCACGCCCCTGGCCCCCGGCGCCGAGGCCGACCTGGTCTTCGACCTGGAGTTCCACGCGAAGCGCCTGAAGCACGGGCCGCCGCGCACGGACATCGCGAGCAACGGCACCTTCTTCAACAGCGGCAACCTGCCGACGCTCGGCTACCAGGAGGACTCGGAGCTGGTGGAGGACAAGGACCGCGAGGAGTACGGGCTGAAGCCCAAGGAGCGGCTGCCAGACCGGGATGACCCGAAGGCGCTGGCGCACAACTACATCACGCCGGACGCGGACTTTGTCTCGTTCCAGGCCACGGTGAGCACGTCACCGGACCAGATCGCCATCGCCCCGGGCTACCTGGAGAAGGAGTGGACCGTGGGGGGCCGGCGCTTCTTCCGCTACAAGATGGACCAGCCCATCCTGAAGTTCTACTCGGTGCTGTCCGCGCGCTACGAGGTGATGCGCGACACGTGGCGGAACGTGGCGCTGGAGATCTACCACCACCCCTCGCACACCTACGCGCTGGACCGGATGATGCGCGGGATGAAGGACGCGCTGGCGTACTGCTCGGAGAACTTCGGGCCGTATCAGCACCGCCAGGCGCGCATCCTCGAGTTCCCCCGCTACGGCAGCTTCGCGCAGGCGTTCCCCAACACGATTCCGTACTCGGAGGCGGTGGGCTTCATCGCCCGCGTGCGCGACGACAGCCCGGACGACGTCGACTACCCCTACTACATCACCGCGCATGAGATCGCGCACCAGTGGTGGGCGCACCAGGTGGTGGGCGCGCGCGCGCAGGGCGCCACGATGACGTCGGAGACGATGGCGCAGTACGCGGCGTTGATGGTGATGAAGCACCGCTTCGGCGCGACGAAGATGAAGCGCTTCCTCAAGTTCGAGCTGGACCGCTACCTGATGGGCCGCGCGATGGAGCGCAAGAAGGAGGTGCCGCTGTCGCGCGTGGAGAACCAGCCGTACATCCACTACCAGAAGGGCAGCCTCGCCATGTACGCGCTGCAGGACTTCATCGGCGAGGAGCGCGTCAACCGCGCCCTCAAGCGCTACGTGGAGAAGGTCCGCTTCCAGGGGCCGCCGTACACGGGCGCCGCCGAGCTCATCGGCTTCCTGCGCGAGGAGACGCCGCCGGAGTACCAGTACCTGCTCGAGGACCTCTTCGAGACCATCACCCTCTATGACAACCGGGCGGTGTCCGCGACGATGCGGCAGAACGCGCAAGGCGGCTGGGACGTCACGCTCAAGGTCATCGCGAAGAAGTACCGCAGCGACGACAAGGGCGAGCAGAAGGAGCTGACGTTCAACGACTGGATGGACGTGGGCGCGCTCGACGAGGACGGCAACGCGGTGTTCCTGGAGAAGCGCCGGGTGAGCCAGGGTGAATCGGAGCTGAGCTTCACCGTGCCGGTGAAGCCCGTGGAGGTCGGCATCGATCCGCTCAACAAGCTCATCGACCGCACGTCGCAGGACAACGTGACGGAGCCCAAGGAAGGCGCGGCCCTGGCGCTGGGCAGCCCTCAGCCCTGA
- a CDS encoding ABC transporter ATP-binding protein: MELRLEGVSKTYPNGTRALHDVTLTIPRGMFGLLGPNGAGKSTLMRSIATLQDVDGGSMTFDGIDVRREKDRLRDVLGFLPQDFGVYPKVTAWDMLDHLAQLKGLAQRRARHDAVKALLTKVNLWEHRDRRLGGFSGGMKQRFGIAQALLGDPKLLIVDEPTAGLDPAERFRFHNLLAEISSDVVVLLSTHIVSDVADLCQNMAVLAQGRVVASGHPLKLVDQLRDRVWKRFVASQEELDTLSKQLEVIAVRRVAGQRLVHVHAPSAPEGFEAASPDLEDVYFHALSGASKAA, from the coding sequence ATGGAGCTCCGACTCGAAGGCGTGTCCAAGACGTACCCCAACGGTACGCGTGCCTTGCACGACGTCACCCTCACCATCCCTCGCGGGATGTTCGGCCTCCTGGGGCCCAACGGCGCCGGAAAGTCGACGCTCATGCGCTCCATCGCCACGTTGCAGGACGTGGACGGTGGGAGCATGACCTTCGACGGCATCGACGTGCGACGTGAGAAGGACCGGCTGCGCGACGTGCTCGGCTTCCTGCCGCAGGACTTCGGCGTGTACCCGAAGGTGACGGCCTGGGACATGCTGGACCACCTGGCGCAGCTCAAGGGGCTGGCCCAGCGGCGCGCGCGCCATGACGCGGTGAAGGCGCTGCTCACCAAGGTGAACCTGTGGGAGCACCGAGACCGCAGGCTCGGCGGCTTCTCCGGCGGCATGAAGCAGCGCTTCGGAATCGCCCAGGCGCTGCTCGGAGACCCCAAGCTGCTCATCGTCGACGAGCCCACCGCGGGCCTGGACCCCGCCGAGCGCTTCCGCTTCCACAACCTGCTGGCGGAGATCAGCTCGGACGTGGTGGTGCTTCTGTCCACGCACATCGTGTCCGACGTGGCCGACCTCTGTCAGAACATGGCCGTGCTCGCGCAAGGCCGCGTGGTGGCGAGCGGCCATCCGCTGAAGCTGGTGGACCAGCTGCGAGACCGGGTGTGGAAGCGCTTCGTCGCGAGCCAGGAGGAGCTCGACACCCTGTCGAAGCAGCTGGAGGTCATCGCCGTGCGGCGCGTGGCGGGCCAGCGGCTGGTGCACGTGCACGCCCCGAGCGCGCCCGAGGGCTTCGAGGCGGCGAGCCCCGACCTGGAGGACGTCTACTTCCACGCGCTGTCCGGCGCGTCGAAGGCGGCGTGA
- a CDS encoding Mov34/MPN/PAD-1 family protein, with the protein MRTALLRHLEASYPLEGCGVILASSGSARVLPLRNVSPRPTVAYAFEPHEWLEVCLQAESNGERITAVFHSHVDAPPTFSLEDAAWAAPTGHPLLPGVSYLIASVQRGCVTCVCEYEWSGGEFRTRQV; encoded by the coding sequence GTGCGCACGGCGCTGCTCCGCCACCTGGAGGCGTCCTACCCGCTGGAGGGCTGCGGCGTGATCCTGGCGTCGTCCGGCTCCGCCCGCGTCCTGCCCCTTCGCAACGTGTCCCCGAGGCCCACCGTGGCCTATGCCTTCGAACCCCACGAGTGGTTGGAGGTGTGCCTCCAGGCCGAGTCGAACGGTGAGCGGATCACCGCCGTCTTCCACTCACATGTCGACGCCCCTCCCACCTTTTCCCTGGAAGACGCAGCCTGGGCGGCCCCCACCGGCCATCCGCTGCTACCGGGAGTTTCCTATCTCATCGCATCCGTACAACGCGGCTGTGTCACCTGCGTGTGTGAGTATGAGTGGAGTGGGGGAGAATTTCGAACGCGACAGGTTTGA
- a CDS encoding MoaD/ThiS family protein translates to MATIRIPSTMRALTRNQADVVVPGATVREVLANLDASYPGIGAKLLDERGAVRRYVNVFLNEDDIRALRELETPVKDADRLTLIPAMAGG, encoded by the coding sequence ATGGCGACGATTCGGATTCCCTCGACGATGCGCGCGCTGACGCGCAATCAGGCGGACGTGGTGGTCCCGGGCGCCACCGTGCGCGAGGTGCTCGCGAATCTGGACGCGAGCTACCCCGGTATCGGCGCGAAGCTGCTCGACGAGCGCGGCGCCGTGCGGCGCTACGTCAACGTGTTCCTCAACGAGGATGACATCCGAGCCCTGCGCGAGCTGGAAACGCCCGTGAAGGACGCGGACCGGCTCACGCTCATCCCCGCGATGGCGGGAGGGTGA
- a CDS encoding glycoside hydrolase 5 family protein encodes MSSRRWLLCLTPLVLLCACGDGEPVMLEAAAADCGSAPPQRLGRLPATSMVLNAYFLQEEAARDVRRGLPESPIVEEVFAKAAAMGVVALRTNGHNEAPEKVGDSTIQTAPLQYDEVALRGLDRVLARARVHGVRLVLTLGNYWDAYGGTRQYVSWAGLPNPVQGDPRFFTEPLVMALYKEHIARTLERVNTEDGIRYGDHPAVLAWELLNEPRGRGLDAQGAKLRAWVDVMAREVKERAPGHLVGTGEEGFEPSSDGYDGAYWSRVGTTMLRTPGSSFTRNTASPYIDFASVHFYPESWGLDGAGTAEAGARWIREHAAIAHGLGKPLLVGELGLRNEGDLDLSQRRALYRGWLECMRGVGVGGGALWMFANDARPDAWDDHTFYFRDGTSPADPVNRYADLVIEAAGAARP; translated from the coding sequence ATGTCTTCACGGCGCTGGCTCCTGTGTCTCACGCCCCTCGTCCTGCTGTGCGCGTGTGGCGATGGAGAGCCGGTGATGCTCGAGGCCGCGGCGGCCGACTGTGGGAGCGCTCCGCCGCAGCGACTGGGTCGCCTGCCCGCGACGAGCATGGTGCTCAACGCCTACTTCCTCCAGGAGGAGGCCGCGCGCGACGTGCGCCGTGGTCTGCCCGAGTCGCCCATCGTCGAGGAGGTGTTCGCCAAGGCCGCCGCGATGGGCGTGGTGGCGCTCAGGACCAACGGGCACAACGAGGCGCCGGAGAAGGTGGGGGACAGCACCATCCAGACAGCGCCGCTCCAGTACGACGAGGTCGCCCTGCGAGGGTTGGACCGGGTGCTCGCCCGCGCCCGGGTCCACGGCGTCCGGTTGGTGCTCACGCTGGGCAACTACTGGGATGCCTACGGTGGCACGCGCCAGTACGTGAGCTGGGCGGGGCTGCCGAACCCGGTGCAGGGCGACCCGCGCTTCTTCACCGAGCCCCTCGTCATGGCGCTCTACAAGGAGCACATCGCGAGGACGCTGGAGCGGGTGAACACGGAGGACGGCATCCGCTACGGCGACCACCCCGCGGTGCTCGCGTGGGAGCTGCTCAACGAGCCTCGTGGCCGGGGACTGGACGCGCAGGGCGCGAAGCTGCGCGCGTGGGTCGACGTGATGGCGCGCGAGGTGAAGGAGCGCGCGCCAGGGCACCTGGTGGGCACGGGGGAGGAGGGGTTCGAGCCCTCGTCGGACGGGTACGACGGCGCCTACTGGTCCCGCGTGGGGACGACGATGCTGCGCACGCCGGGCTCCAGCTTCACGCGCAACACGGCGTCGCCGTACATCGACTTCGCCTCGGTGCACTTCTATCCGGAGTCGTGGGGCCTGGATGGCGCGGGCACGGCGGAGGCGGGGGCGCGGTGGATTCGCGAGCACGCGGCCATCGCGCACGGCCTGGGCAAGCCGCTGCTGGTGGGCGAGCTGGGCCTTCGCAACGAGGGGGACCTGGATTTGTCCCAGCGCCGGGCGCTCTACCGGGGCTGGCTGGAGTGCATGCGCGGCGTGGGCGTGGGCGGCGGCGCGCTGTGGATGTTCGCCAACGACGCCCGGCCCGACGCGTGGGATGACCACACCTTCTACTTCCGCGATGGCACGTCGCCCGCGGACCCGGTGAACCGGTACGCGGACCTGGTCATCGAGGCCGCGGGAGCGGCGAGGCCCTGA
- a CDS encoding HesA/MoeB/ThiF family protein: protein MHGPEEHHHPRIPHASRIERARVLVVGAGGLGCPVSLALAQAGVGHLTLADPDRVDVTNLPRQLWHRAEDVGRNKAESAAAGLARAFPGLSTEVLPERVDADNVEGLFRSHDAVIDATDGVGTKFFLSDVAVLTGVPLVYGGVLRMQGQAMRVEPGGPCLRCLYEAPPPPDSVPTCAQAGVLGSLAGLVGSVQALLVLELLAGAARRVPGETALHVLDGRTMLGRVTRVTRAEECPGCQVTAVPSFPDEASACAR, encoded by the coding sequence ATGCACGGCCCAGAAGAACACCACCATCCCCGCATTCCCCACGCGTCCCGGATAGAGCGCGCGAGGGTGCTCGTCGTGGGAGCAGGCGGGCTCGGTTGCCCCGTCTCCCTGGCGCTCGCCCAGGCCGGTGTCGGCCACCTGACGCTGGCGGATCCGGACCGGGTGGACGTGACGAACCTGCCCCGGCAGCTGTGGCACCGCGCCGAGGACGTGGGCCGCAACAAGGCGGAGTCCGCCGCGGCGGGGCTCGCCAGGGCGTTCCCCGGGCTGAGCACGGAGGTGCTGCCCGAGCGCGTGGACGCGGACAACGTGGAGGGCCTGTTCCGCTCGCACGACGCGGTCATCGACGCGACGGATGGCGTGGGGACGAAGTTCTTCCTCTCGGACGTGGCGGTGCTGACGGGCGTGCCGCTGGTGTATGGCGGCGTGCTGCGGATGCAGGGCCAGGCGATGCGCGTGGAGCCGGGGGGCCCGTGTCTGCGCTGCCTCTACGAGGCTCCGCCTCCGCCCGACTCGGTGCCCACGTGCGCGCAGGCGGGGGTGCTCGGCTCGCTGGCGGGGCTGGTGGGCTCGGTGCAGGCGCTGCTCGTGCTGGAGCTGCTGGCGGGTGCGGCGCGGCGCGTGCCGGGTGAGACGGCGCTGCATGTGTTGGATGGGCGCACGATGCTCGGGCGCGTGACGCGGGTGACTCGCGCCGAGGAGTGCCCGGGGTGTCAGGTCACCGCCGTTCCGAGCTTCCCGGACGAGGCCTCGGCATGCGCGCGATGA
- a CDS encoding sensor histidine kinase has protein sequence MDSNLALGEETPANDLRARVREVLSRRKLTDSVSTEQATASWEQDRFVARARALFYARMMFLTLGLLILAVPTWSGYFGLTGALSFLGYFTMLLYSVANLLVIDHPKAGRWVTYTTLCLDLVILVVLIAKPQVGGGLQSPLLATQLLFTTLFSILYPKPLAILPPLLALPITTRLDLLLNRNVTAVELLTLLWYLALNFIIVYVLVYLNEREAAAHREVVALQGDLKELAVVEERNRLAREIHDGLGASLSSMIIQAEYILNLAREDGLREEIRELKATAEESIDELRRNLRMMREDFELSQGLEDYAKTFQERTGLPIHFERTGAQRKLSPDVQLALFRILQECLSNAVKHAEPKLVQVKLDYGEDRVHLIVHDDGKGFDPKHTPRGHYGLLNMRERAMKLGGQLIVDSSPGSGAQVAFSLPCPPT, from the coding sequence ATGGATTCGAATCTCGCCCTGGGCGAGGAGACCCCGGCCAATGACCTCCGCGCCCGCGTGCGCGAGGTCCTCTCGCGCCGCAAGCTGACGGACAGCGTCTCCACCGAGCAGGCCACCGCGTCCTGGGAGCAGGACCGGTTCGTCGCCCGGGCCCGCGCCCTCTTCTACGCCCGCATGATGTTCCTCACGCTGGGCCTGCTCATCCTGGCGGTGCCCACGTGGAGCGGCTACTTCGGCCTCACCGGAGCGCTCTCCTTCCTGGGCTACTTCACGATGCTGCTCTACAGCGTCGCGAACCTGCTGGTCATCGACCACCCCAAGGCCGGCCGCTGGGTGACGTACACCACGCTGTGCCTGGACCTGGTCATCCTGGTGGTCCTCATCGCCAAGCCCCAGGTGGGCGGCGGCCTGCAGAGCCCGCTGCTCGCCACCCAGCTGCTCTTCACCACGCTGTTCTCCATCCTCTACCCCAAGCCGCTCGCCATCCTCCCGCCGCTGCTCGCGCTGCCGATCACGACGCGGCTGGACCTGCTGCTCAACCGCAACGTGACGGCGGTGGAGCTGCTCACGCTGCTCTGGTACCTGGCGCTCAACTTCATCATCGTCTACGTGCTCGTGTACCTGAACGAGCGCGAGGCTGCGGCCCACCGCGAAGTCGTCGCGCTCCAGGGTGACCTCAAGGAGCTGGCCGTCGTCGAGGAGCGCAACCGCCTGGCGCGGGAGATCCACGACGGCCTGGGCGCGTCGCTCTCCTCCATGATCATCCAGGCGGAGTACATCCTGAACCTCGCGCGCGAGGACGGGCTGCGCGAGGAGATCCGCGAGCTGAAGGCCACCGCGGAGGAGTCCATCGACGAGCTGCGGCGCAACCTCCGGATGATGCGCGAGGACTTCGAGCTGTCACAGGGCCTGGAGGACTACGCCAAGACCTTCCAGGAGCGCACGGGCCTGCCCATCCACTTCGAGCGCACGGGCGCGCAGCGCAAGCTGTCCCCCGACGTGCAGCTGGCCCTCTTCCGGATCCTCCAGGAGTGCCTCTCCAACGCGGTGAAGCACGCCGAGCCGAAGCTCGTGCAGGTGAAGCTCGACTACGGCGAGGACCGCGTGCACCTCATCGTCCACGACGACGGCAAGGGCTTCGACCCGAAGCACACGCCGCGAGGCCACTACGGCCTGCTCAACATGCGCGAGCGCGCCATGAAGCTCGGTGGCCAGCTCATCGTCGATTCGTCACCGGGCTCGGGCGCCCAGGTGGCCTTCTCCCTTCCCTGCCCCCCGACATGA
- a CDS encoding sulfurtransferase TusA family protein, producing MGDATATLDITREVCPMTYVRTKLRLEALEPGALLEVFLRGAEPLKNVPRSAHEEGHEVVSLEARDDGTHRLLLRKQGR from the coding sequence ATGGGTGACGCGACGGCGACGCTGGACATCACGCGCGAGGTCTGTCCGATGACCTACGTGCGCACGAAGCTGCGGCTGGAAGCCCTCGAGCCAGGCGCGCTGCTGGAGGTCTTCCTCCGAGGCGCCGAGCCCCTGAAGAACGTCCCCCGCAGCGCGCATGAAGAGGGGCACGAGGTGGTGTCACTCGAGGCGCGTGACGACGGGACGCATCGGTTGCTGCTGCGCAAGCAGGGAAGGTGA
- a CDS encoding peptidoglycan-binding domain-containing protein, translated as MLNVGTRGSDVTRTQKALAKAGFNPGAADGIYGKQTQQAVKAFQKKHGLTQDGIVGNNTGRALFNSRNQDLWDGKPDGVKPGGNVPGNFPVNGSNRQKLDFAANLARQMGLTITSTTGGQHTPGSYHYKGRAIDVAGSPSKMAAFYDRLAGSKPTELFYDPRGGIKHGNNIGAIGGHRDHVHVAY; from the coding sequence ATGCTCAATGTCGGGACGCGCGGTTCGGATGTGACGCGGACGCAGAAGGCGCTGGCCAAGGCGGGCTTCAATCCTGGCGCGGCGGATGGCATCTACGGCAAGCAGACGCAGCAGGCGGTGAAGGCCTTCCAGAAGAAGCACGGGCTGACGCAGGACGGCATCGTGGGCAACAACACGGGCCGCGCGCTGTTCAACTCGCGCAACCAGGACCTGTGGGACGGCAAGCCGGACGGCGTGAAGCCCGGTGGCAACGTGCCGGGCAACTTCCCGGTCAACGGCTCCAACCGACAGAAGCTGGACTTCGCGGCGAACCTGGCGCGGCAGATGGGGCTCACCATCACCTCGACGACGGGTGGGCAGCACACGCCGGGCTCGTACCACTACAAGGGGCGCGCCATCGACGTGGCCGGCAGCCCCTCGAAGATGGCGGCGTTCTATGATCGCCTCGCGGGCAGCAAGCCCACGGAGCTGTTCTACGATCCGCGGGGCGGCATCAAGCACGGCAACAACATCGGCGCCATCGGCGGCCACCGCGACCACGTGCACGTCGCCTACTGA
- a CDS encoding HesA/MoeB/ThiF family protein has product MSLREDQIQRYSRQILLRDVGGRGQEALLTGPTRVDATGASGMTAAAYLVGGGTPVAGVGSLTLGPWAPGFLVSARDVGQPVPETLAREVPALNPDAANPERRGGLLAELPTAWSGEAPWVALCGDGARAGVVFRGSEGCVWCFGETVRHLGSPPDGALGVALGALGAMIFQNLRLGLAPSLGGRWLVPPGGLEEMELRRCSRCAARAEP; this is encoded by the coding sequence ATGTCGCTGCGTGAAGATCAGATTCAGCGCTACTCACGGCAGATCCTCCTGCGCGACGTCGGCGGTCGAGGCCAGGAAGCGCTCCTCACCGGCCCCACGCGCGTGGATGCCACGGGCGCCTCGGGCATGACGGCGGCGGCGTACCTGGTGGGCGGCGGTACGCCGGTCGCGGGCGTGGGCTCGTTGACCCTGGGCCCGTGGGCTCCCGGCTTCCTGGTGTCGGCCCGGGACGTGGGACAGCCTGTCCCGGAGACCCTGGCCCGCGAGGTCCCCGCGCTGAACCCGGACGCCGCGAACCCCGAGCGCCGGGGCGGCCTGCTGGCGGAGCTGCCCACGGCCTGGAGCGGCGAGGCCCCCTGGGTGGCCCTCTGCGGCGACGGCGCCCGGGCCGGCGTCGTGTTCCGCGGCAGCGAGGGCTGTGTGTGGTGCTTCGGCGAGACGGTGCGGCACCTGGGCTCGCCGCCGGATGGCGCGTTGGGCGTGGCGCTCGGAGCGCTGGGCGCGATGATCTTCCAGAACCTCCGCCTGGGCCTGGCGCCCTCGCTGGGGGGGCGCTGGCTGGTGCCTCCTGGCGGCCTGGAGGAGATGGAGCTGCGCCGCTGCTCACGCTGCGCCGCTCGCGCCGAGCCGTGA